Proteins encoded in a region of the Prochlorothrix hollandica PCC 9006 = CALU 1027 genome:
- a CDS encoding ATP-binding protein, which produces MSPCPASKRLALKYAVGEPFEFRSNVSDLNLEIGLAIAQSSTLPDLLTRYGQVLEYYLETVSVGFWTVNSQTNTLTLQSTWGVVPPSQTCPSSVSLGISIIGLVGLNQQPYVTTTAHQDICLTGAQAWLKEHGIQAFGAYPLVVGQVGVGVVALFYQEIPDPQWLEHFQTLVPVMAAALDRLELQRELHSRREGILLRLASHIRTSLDLDTILRVTVEDIREMLDIDRCNFLWCWNHTDPSNNEIQIILAITHESKEPDMESLLGECSSAQTAALRDTMLKLKNWVVEDSRSEDAVEPVLRKVLDDWGVQSMLVVPLETRSGQLGAIICHQRQVRSWNAAEIEVLQSVTDHVAIAMEQADLYAQTRATALAAQTQAQQLQEALKNLQQTQSQLVQSEKMSSLGQLVAGVAHEINNPVNFIAGNVQYAQEYVTDLMHLVELYGTHYPNPIDEIQNYIDDIDLEFLKEDCAKMFKSMKMGTERIRNIVLSLRNFSRLDEAEVKPVDIHEGIESTLVILENRTKAHGSHQAIELVRHYGTLPPVECLAGQLNQVLMNIFSNAIDAVQEKATQTDTDQLGQITITTETFHRNAYSTEPDWVRIKIKDNARGMPESVRKRIFDPFFTTKPVGQGTGLGLSISYQIVTDKHHGVLHCESEEGQGTEFSIEIPVHLKLSPS; this is translated from the coding sequence TTGTCACCTTGTCCTGCCTCTAAACGCCTTGCCCTGAAGTATGCTGTCGGTGAACCCTTCGAGTTTCGATCGAACGTGTCTGATTTAAACCTAGAAATTGGGTTAGCTATTGCTCAAAGTTCTACCCTCCCTGATCTTTTAACGCGATACGGTCAGGTGCTGGAGTACTACTTGGAGACCGTTTCGGTGGGGTTTTGGACCGTCAATAGCCAGACCAATACCCTAACCCTACAAAGTACCTGGGGCGTGGTTCCCCCCAGTCAGACCTGCCCCAGTTCTGTATCCCTGGGCATTTCCATCATTGGGCTGGTGGGTTTGAATCAGCAACCCTATGTCACAACGACGGCCCATCAAGATATTTGTTTGACAGGTGCCCAGGCTTGGCTGAAGGAGCATGGGATCCAAGCCTTTGGGGCATACCCCCTGGTGGTGGGACAGGTGGGGGTGGGGGTGGTGGCCTTGTTCTACCAGGAAATACCGGATCCGCAGTGGTTGGAGCACTTCCAGACTCTGGTGCCGGTGATGGCGGCGGCCCTCGATCGCCTAGAACTGCAACGGGAACTCCACAGCCGCCGGGAGGGCATTTTGTTGCGCCTTGCCAGCCATATCCGCACCTCGTTAGATTTGGATACGATTTTGCGGGTCACGGTGGAAGATATTCGGGAAATGTTGGATATCGATCGCTGCAATTTCCTCTGGTGCTGGAACCATACAGACCCCAGCAATAACGAAATCCAAATTATCTTGGCCATTACCCACGAGTCCAAAGAGCCAGACATGGAGAGCCTGTTGGGGGAATGTTCCTCCGCCCAAACCGCTGCCCTGCGGGACACCATGCTCAAGTTGAAAAACTGGGTGGTGGAGGATAGTCGATCGGAAGATGCCGTGGAGCCGGTGTTGCGGAAGGTGTTGGATGACTGGGGGGTGCAGTCGATGTTGGTGGTGCCCTTGGAAACGCGATCGGGGCAGTTGGGGGCCATTATTTGCCATCAACGGCAGGTGCGATCGTGGAATGCAGCGGAAATCGAGGTGTTGCAGTCCGTGACGGATCATGTGGCCATTGCCATGGAGCAGGCGGATCTCTATGCCCAAACCCGTGCCACCGCCCTCGCCGCCCAAACCCAGGCCCAACAGTTGCAGGAAGCCCTGAAAAACCTCCAGCAAACCCAAAGCCAATTGGTGCAAAGCGAGAAAATGTCCAGCTTGGGGCAATTAGTGGCAGGGGTGGCCCATGAAATTAATAATCCCGTCAATTTCATTGCCGGTAATGTGCAATATGCCCAAGAATATGTCACGGATCTGATGCACCTGGTGGAACTCTATGGAACCCACTATCCCAATCCGATCGATGAGATTCAAAACTACATTGACGACATTGATCTAGAGTTCCTCAAGGAAGACTGTGCCAAAATGTTCAAGTCCATGAAAATGGGGACAGAACGCATTCGCAATATTGTCTTATCCCTGCGCAATTTCTCCCGGTTGGATGAGGCAGAGGTGAAGCCGGTGGATATTCACGAGGGCATTGAAAGTACCTTAGTGATCCTGGAAAATCGCACCAAAGCCCATGGAAGCCATCAAGCCATTGAGCTAGTGCGCCATTATGGTACGTTGCCCCCGGTGGAGTGTTTAGCAGGGCAGTTAAACCAGGTGTTAATGAATATTTTCAGTAATGCGATCGATGCAGTCCAAGAGAAGGCAACACAAACCGATACCGATCAATTGGGTCAGATCACCATCACCACCGAAACCTTCCATCGCAATGCCTACAGCACAGAACCGGATTGGGTTCGCATCAAGATCAAGGACAATGCTAGGGGAATGCCGGAGTCAGTGCGCAAGCGCATTTTTGATCCCTTTTTCACCACAAAGCCCGTGGGTCAGGGCACCGGCTTAGGGCTATCCATTAGTTATCAAATTGTGACGGATAAGCACCATGGGGTGTTGCACTGTGAGTCTGAAGAGGGACAGGGCACGGAGTTTAGCATTGAAATTCCCGTGCATCTGAAACTCAGTCCCTCCTAG
- a CDS encoding response regulator, producing MTELPSGQRTVLAVDDSKIMQEMILRALHETYEVLVADNAVDALTAICHRAVDLLLLDVSMPDIDGLELCRTVRSMPQFKHLPIIMLTSRNSPFDKVQGRVAGATDYLTKPFEADQLRQAIGQILT from the coding sequence ATGACAGAACTACCGTCTGGTCAACGTACTGTTCTTGCCGTTGATGACAGCAAAATTATGCAAGAAATGATTCTCCGTGCGCTCCATGAGACCTATGAAGTCTTGGTGGCGGATAATGCGGTGGATGCCCTCACGGCGATTTGTCATCGTGCGGTTGACCTGTTGTTGCTGGATGTTTCCATGCCGGATATTGATGGGCTAGAGCTATGTCGAACGGTGCGCAGTATGCCGCAGTTTAAGCATTTGCCCATTATTATGCTCACCTCCCGCAATAGCCCGTTCGATAAGGTTCAAGGGCGGGTGGCGGGTGCCACGGACTATTTGACGAAGCCCTTTGAAGCGGATCAGTTGCGCCAAGCCATTGGTCAGATCTTGACCTGA
- the moaC gene encoding cyclic pyranopterin monophosphate synthase MoaC — protein sequence MQANSQNSSLSHLNDRGEAQMVDVSAKGATVREALARGQVRMDRATLAAIAAGNLPKGDVLATARLAGIMAAKQTASLIPLCHPLPLSLVEVTLTPDPDLPGYQITARVKTKAETGVEMEALTAVTVTALTLYDMAKAIDKAMDITHIHLVQKTGGKSGDWHRPA from the coding sequence ATGCAAGCAAATTCCCAAAATTCTTCCTTGAGCCACCTCAACGATCGGGGGGAAGCCCAGATGGTGGATGTGTCCGCCAAGGGGGCTACGGTGCGGGAAGCCCTGGCCAGGGGGCAGGTGCGGATGGATCGGGCAACGTTGGCAGCGATCGCCGCCGGGAATCTGCCCAAGGGGGACGTGTTGGCAACGGCACGACTGGCAGGCATCATGGCCGCTAAACAAACCGCCAGCCTGATCCCCCTGTGTCACCCCCTGCCCCTCAGTTTGGTGGAGGTAACCCTAACTCCCGATCCTGACCTACCCGGCTATCAGATCACCGCCAGGGTCAAAACCAAAGCCGAAACCGGGGTGGAAATGGAAGCCCTAACGGCGGTAACGGTGACGGCCCTCACCCTCTATGACATGGCGAAGGCGATCGATAAAGCCATGGATATTACCCACATTCATCTCGTGCAAAAAACGGGAGGGAAGTCCGGGGATTGGCACCGTCCCGCCTAG
- a CDS encoding TIGR03032 family protein, whose amino-acid sequence MQSANTPQTPDRPNASDRPATLSLHCVNTANFPQILNQLGLSLVVSTYQAGKVILIRADGDSLNAHFRPFSRPMGLVANLTRMAVGTKNAVVELYNMPAVGQKLEPKGKHDACYIPRNRHVTGDIDVHEMAWGGDDLWVVNTAFSCLCTLEPAYSFTPHWRPPFISALAPDDRCHLNGLAMVDDRPRYVTALGTSDSPQGWRTTKATGGVLLDVPSGGEVCRGLSMPHSPRWYADRLWVLESGQGSLATVDLATGAVETVVQFPGFTRGLAFYGNLAFVGLSQVRETAIFGELPLTQRLTERTCGVWVVQIQTGETIAFLRFESGVEEVFAVEVLPQIRFPEILEEDQEQLSTSFALPDAALKEVAAKHGSGTD is encoded by the coding sequence ATGCAGTCTGCCAATACTCCCCAAACACCCGATCGCCCCAACGCCTCCGATCGCCCTGCAACCCTATCCCTCCACTGTGTTAATACCGCCAACTTCCCCCAAATTCTCAACCAATTGGGGTTATCCCTGGTGGTGTCCACCTACCAAGCTGGCAAAGTCATCCTGATCCGCGCCGATGGGGACTCCCTCAATGCCCACTTTCGCCCCTTTAGCCGACCCATGGGGCTGGTGGCCAACCTGACCCGCATGGCCGTGGGGACCAAAAACGCGGTGGTGGAACTGTATAACATGCCGGCGGTGGGCCAGAAGCTGGAACCCAAGGGCAAACATGATGCCTGCTATATTCCCCGCAATCGCCATGTGACGGGGGATATTGATGTCCATGAGATGGCCTGGGGGGGGGATGACCTGTGGGTGGTTAATACGGCCTTTTCTTGCCTCTGTACCCTGGAACCGGCCTATAGCTTCACGCCCCACTGGCGACCGCCGTTTATTAGTGCTTTGGCCCCGGACGATCGCTGTCACCTCAATGGCTTGGCGATGGTGGACGATCGCCCCCGTTATGTCACGGCCCTCGGCACCAGCGACAGCCCCCAAGGATGGCGCACCACCAAGGCCACGGGGGGCGTGCTGCTGGATGTCCCCAGCGGTGGGGAGGTGTGCCGAGGACTGTCGATGCCCCATTCTCCCCGCTGGTATGCCGATCGCCTCTGGGTGTTGGAGTCGGGCCAGGGCAGCTTAGCCACCGTGGATCTGGCCACGGGAGCCGTGGAGACTGTGGTTCAGTTCCCAGGGTTCACGCGGGGCTTGGCGTTTTATGGCAATTTGGCCTTTGTGGGGCTATCCCAGGTGCGGGAAACGGCCATCTTTGGGGAGCTACCCCTGACCCAACGGCTGACGGAGCGCACCTGTGGGGTGTGGGTGGTGCAGATCCAAACGGGGGAAACCATTGCCTTTCTGCGCTTTGAGTCGGGGGTGGAGGAGGTGTTTGCGGTGGAGGTGCTGCCCCAGATCCGATTCCCTGAGATTTTGGAAGAGGATCAGGAGCAACTATCCACTTCTTTCGCCCTCCCCG